One stretch of Schlesneria sp. DSM 10557 DNA includes these proteins:
- a CDS encoding MBL fold metallo-hydrolase, producing the protein MMNPHRLRVLLVGMLTAGVLLGVSSFAMGLLVPTETTVTEVAPGVWFRKAQWKPDFIGCNQGWIIFDDFVLVIEASFPNQAEVLIKEIRKTTDKPIKYVFDTHWHGDHADGNPVLIAEGASAIAAESAREQFVKGGVESFEQQQKAKPEEYGKLKYGIPSVYFPKKMILEDAKQRVELIHFGHGHTAGDAVAWLPKHGILFTGDSCVNGAFNYTGESNTSSWISVLTEMAKLPVQLVCPGHGDKSDAKLIETQRRYFVELRQAVQEGIDAGKSLDEIKKKIDLPWYKEWTGSAASEQTENIEHVYKELTRKT; encoded by the coding sequence ATGATGAATCCCCATCGTTTACGTGTCCTGCTTGTCGGAATGTTGACTGCGGGCGTGCTACTTGGCGTCTCCAGTTTTGCCATGGGCCTGCTTGTTCCCACCGAAACAACCGTCACCGAAGTCGCCCCCGGTGTCTGGTTTCGAAAGGCTCAATGGAAGCCAGATTTCATCGGCTGCAACCAGGGCTGGATCATTTTTGACGACTTTGTACTGGTCATCGAAGCCAGCTTTCCGAATCAGGCTGAAGTCCTGATCAAGGAAATTCGCAAGACCACCGACAAGCCGATCAAGTATGTTTTCGACACTCATTGGCACGGCGACCACGCCGACGGCAACCCTGTCCTCATTGCAGAAGGGGCCAGCGCGATCGCCGCTGAATCGGCTCGCGAGCAGTTCGTCAAAGGGGGAGTCGAGTCATTTGAACAACAGCAGAAGGCAAAACCTGAAGAGTACGGCAAGTTGAAGTACGGAATCCCGTCCGTCTACTTTCCGAAAAAGATGATTCTCGAAGATGCAAAACAACGGGTTGAACTGATCCACTTCGGTCATGGTCACACTGCCGGTGATGCGGTCGCCTGGCTCCCAAAACACGGGATCCTGTTCACAGGAGATAGCTGCGTCAATGGAGCGTTCAATTACACCGGGGAAAGTAACACATCCAGCTGGATTTCGGTTCTCACCGAGATGGCGAAACTTCCGGTTCAATTGGTCTGTCCCGGCCACGGTGACAAGAGCGATGCAAAGCTGATCGAGACTCAACGGCGGTACTTTGTGGAACTGCGCCAAGCCGTGCAGGAAGGGATCGATGCAGGCAAGTCACTCGATGAGATCAAGAAGAAGATTGATCTGCCCTGGTACAAGGAATGGACGGGATCAGCGGCCAGCGAACAGACTGAGAATATCGAACATGTCTACAAAGAGTTGACCCGGAAAACCTGA
- a CDS encoding tetratricopeptide repeat protein, whose product MSTIKSLCVSTRDLVRVGLLLSVFSLVITTAAGLEAADPGLDDYNVAVGLYKQSRWNQAADQFRKFLKNYEKHEKASLARLYLGRTLVNSKDFRAARDEFRKYVSENRQNANVSEARYRIGECSYLLDDYAAAKTDLDSFVRDFPEDPLREYALPYLADSQLRTNDATGALKTFETAIEKFPAGSLIDDCKLGKARALDSLKRHDEAVQLFQELAANKEGARGADAQFYLGASYFEREKFAEAATAYAAVGTNFPQSHLVPAAQLNAGYALYRSGQFAEAVQQFQSAAKDKSQQPTAGYWEGRSLKSLGEYEKALESLRTAASFAQKHPLAESILFEQALCERYLQHPAEARQFFEQVVTTYPTGDLADDSMHALIEMSIESGELATAEQLLARFPKEFPLSGLRLHMEMLSGRLDLARAGQGLKEKLPTAEINVFYDAASRRFERVMKESTLPKTQGHARYYLALTKQLQGNQDQALELIAPLVEKALADGEKGDFSDAIVLQADSLFQQQKFEPALQSAAKYLEMLPKGRQSARALSLQALSAERKGEPDIATLALARLEKDFPSHPLTLVTLQQMAELAESRGDWVTAGRLFESSLQFETDPEKKAYAVRGIALAQYERGEFEKAAATFGRVISEFPNHKLEMECAYYQAESLRRADQLEASLKLFQKIFESAVLDQIPATGAELEPPLEFSYKAGLQAARILSKLNKLDEADAAYGELLKRFPQPADLDKRLDEWAIFNYRHEKFERSDAIWRRLVAETPQSPLVNSARLSLAESDLFAGKFEEARQAFEELAGSDQSTADIKEQALFQLVVLAVDRQRWPDVRAIGNRLTTEFPASPHRFYVAYSLAESLLAGSRSTDAELVQAREILSALQKEEAEEVRSAEWFDRTWVLLAEVNYREKKYNELAAIVEDFKKQRPDSRFLYLAEEVLGRSYKQQAPPKFDEARQAFERVLADESAFRTETAAKAQFMIGDTYFLQEQWNDASIAYQKVYSNYKFPEWQAAALLSAGKCDEAQNEWKLAAETYKLLIKEFPETAVIDEAKKRLEAAQKRAAP is encoded by the coding sequence TTGAGCACGATCAAATCCTTATGCGTTTCAACGCGTGACCTGGTTCGCGTAGGGCTTCTGCTGAGTGTTTTTTCCCTGGTGATCACGACGGCGGCAGGGCTCGAAGCCGCCGATCCGGGACTTGACGACTACAACGTGGCGGTCGGACTCTACAAACAAAGCCGCTGGAATCAGGCCGCCGATCAGTTTCGCAAGTTTCTGAAGAACTACGAAAAGCACGAAAAGGCTAGTCTTGCCCGGCTCTACCTGGGGCGTACCCTGGTCAACTCAAAAGACTTTCGAGCCGCTCGAGACGAGTTTCGCAAATACGTTTCGGAGAATCGCCAGAACGCGAATGTCAGTGAAGCGCGCTATCGTATCGGTGAGTGCAGTTATCTGCTGGATGATTACGCCGCTGCCAAGACCGATCTGGACAGCTTCGTCCGTGATTTTCCAGAGGATCCCCTGCGCGAATACGCCCTGCCCTATCTGGCTGATTCCCAACTTCGAACCAACGACGCCACGGGGGCTCTGAAGACCTTTGAGACGGCGATTGAGAAATTCCCGGCAGGTAGTCTGATTGATGACTGTAAGCTGGGAAAGGCCCGTGCGCTGGACAGCCTTAAGCGACACGACGAGGCTGTCCAGCTCTTTCAGGAGCTCGCGGCGAACAAAGAAGGTGCCCGCGGCGCGGATGCTCAGTTTTACCTGGGGGCAAGTTACTTTGAACGCGAAAAATTTGCAGAGGCCGCCACGGCTTATGCCGCCGTGGGAACGAATTTTCCACAGAGTCACCTCGTCCCCGCTGCTCAACTCAATGCGGGGTATGCTCTGTATCGCTCTGGTCAATTCGCAGAAGCCGTGCAGCAGTTTCAGTCGGCCGCCAAAGACAAGTCGCAGCAGCCGACGGCGGGATATTGGGAAGGCCGCAGCCTCAAGTCTCTGGGTGAATACGAAAAGGCGCTCGAAAGCCTGCGGACGGCGGCGAGCTTCGCCCAAAAACATCCTCTCGCAGAGTCAATCCTGTTTGAGCAGGCATTGTGCGAGCGGTACCTGCAGCATCCCGCTGAGGCCCGTCAATTTTTTGAACAGGTGGTGACGACCTACCCGACTGGGGATCTTGCCGACGACAGCATGCACGCACTGATTGAGATGTCGATCGAGTCGGGGGAGCTTGCCACAGCAGAACAGTTGCTCGCGCGATTCCCCAAAGAGTTTCCTTTAAGTGGTCTGCGTCTGCATATGGAAATGCTGTCGGGCCGACTGGACTTGGCGCGCGCGGGCCAGGGTCTCAAGGAAAAGCTGCCGACCGCGGAAATCAACGTGTTCTATGATGCGGCCAGCCGACGTTTCGAACGTGTGATGAAAGAAAGCACGTTGCCCAAGACGCAGGGGCACGCCCGCTATTACCTCGCGCTGACAAAGCAGCTTCAGGGGAATCAGGATCAAGCACTCGAACTGATCGCACCACTTGTCGAGAAGGCCCTCGCGGATGGCGAGAAAGGTGATTTTTCCGATGCCATCGTCCTGCAGGCGGATAGCCTGTTCCAGCAGCAGAAGTTCGAACCAGCCTTGCAATCCGCAGCGAAGTATCTGGAAATGCTGCCCAAGGGTCGTCAATCGGCCCGAGCCCTTTCTCTTCAAGCTCTCTCTGCAGAACGGAAAGGGGAACCGGACATCGCGACCCTGGCCTTGGCACGGCTTGAGAAAGATTTTCCGAGTCACCCCCTGACGCTCGTTACGCTTCAGCAGATGGCCGAACTGGCGGAATCGAGGGGTGACTGGGTGACCGCCGGACGGCTATTCGAATCAAGCCTGCAGTTCGAGACCGATCCTGAAAAGAAGGCCTATGCGGTTCGAGGGATCGCTCTTGCACAGTACGAACGGGGTGAGTTTGAAAAAGCTGCAGCCACCTTCGGACGCGTGATCAGTGAATTTCCGAATCACAAGCTTGAGATGGAATGTGCTTACTACCAGGCAGAATCTCTCAGACGTGCGGATCAACTCGAAGCATCGTTAAAGCTGTTTCAAAAAATCTTCGAAAGCGCAGTGCTGGATCAGATCCCGGCCACCGGTGCCGAACTCGAACCTCCACTGGAATTCTCGTACAAGGCTGGCCTTCAGGCGGCCCGCATCCTCAGTAAATTGAATAAACTCGACGAAGCCGATGCCGCGTACGGGGAACTCCTGAAACGGTTTCCTCAACCCGCCGATCTTGATAAGCGACTTGATGAATGGGCCATCTTCAATTATCGCCACGAAAAATTTGAGCGGTCCGATGCGATCTGGCGAAGACTCGTCGCCGAGACTCCGCAAAGCCCCTTGGTCAACAGCGCCCGCCTGAGCCTGGCGGAAAGTGATTTATTCGCCGGGAAGTTTGAAGAAGCACGACAGGCATTTGAGGAACTGGCGGGAAGTGATCAGAGTACTGCGGATATCAAGGAGCAGGCGCTCTTTCAACTGGTCGTGCTGGCAGTCGACCGACAACGCTGGCCAGACGTGCGGGCAATCGGAAACCGGTTGACGACGGAATTTCCTGCCAGTCCCCATCGATTCTACGTCGCCTACAGTCTGGCAGAATCGCTCCTGGCGGGCAGTCGTTCGACGGATGCAGAACTGGTTCAGGCACGTGAAATTTTGTCAGCTCTTCAAAAGGAAGAGGCTGAAGAAGTGCGGAGCGCGGAATGGTTCGATCGAACATGGGTTCTTCTGGCCGAGGTCAATTATCGCGAGAAGAAATACAACGAACTTGCGGCAATCGTCGAAGACTTCAAAAAGCAGCGACCCGATTCCCGTTTCCTCTATCTGGCAGAAGAGGTGTTGGGACGGAGTTACAAGCAGCAGGCTCCACCGAAGTTCGATGAAGCTCGACAAGCCTTTGAACGGGTGCTGGCAGATGAATCCGCTTTCCGAACCGAGACGGCGGCCAAAGCACAGTTCATGATCGGCGACACTTACTTCCTGCAGGAACAGTGGAACGACGCGTCTATCGCCTATCAAAAGGTCTACAGCAACTACAAGTTTCCTGAATGGCAGGCTGCGGCGCTGCTGAGTGCTGGAAAATGTGATGAGGCACAGAATGAGTGGAAGCTCGCGGCAGAGACCTACAAACTCCTGATAAAAGAGTTTCCCGAGACTGCCGTGATTGACGAGGCGAAGAAACGGCTCGAAGCAGCACAGAAGCGAGCTGCACCGTAG
- a CDS encoding tetratricopeptide repeat protein — translation MRRLFRRTLNVALVLAPFLGNGCATHPLRVDAPQQEALHDPQKAMAQQMLVAQREEARGHLSEARKLYTRIHQANPDNAECAHRLGLLYVKMNLHNEAEVFYNKALELKPDDSKILADIGHLAFLKKEYAKSEEYLARATSADSSNRTAAYNLAVVRAWMEDDEGSLATFRQFNAEHDALRNLAAVQIARGDKGAGHKSMRMAEIAAESAVQVAAAPVDPTKQTAPIKLPAPEAIKQDPPVIAARSPELSNVPVRLKPIPEPQPPKKLQPAPQTSNAVAQVRQVDPADIPPAPAILPSQSASALAKTPTGPRTVARIEPPVTTTVAHAQSPAVIVIPASGADDLPELLDEAEELVTEEEIDETQFELPHRSSVQIEIPEREKLSWESLKRIEIMNAK, via the coding sequence ATGAGACGGTTATTCCGAAGGACGTTGAATGTCGCGCTGGTCCTGGCGCCGTTCCTCGGCAACGGATGTGCCACTCATCCATTGCGGGTTGACGCTCCGCAGCAAGAGGCTCTGCATGACCCTCAGAAGGCGATGGCCCAGCAGATGCTGGTCGCTCAGCGGGAAGAAGCGCGCGGCCATCTGAGCGAAGCAAGAAAACTGTACACCCGCATTCATCAAGCCAATCCGGATAACGCGGAATGCGCTCACCGGCTTGGACTGCTCTACGTCAAAATGAATCTGCACAACGAGGCCGAAGTCTTCTACAACAAGGCACTCGAACTCAAGCCGGATGATTCGAAGATTCTGGCAGATATTGGTCATCTGGCATTCTTGAAGAAAGAATACGCCAAATCAGAAGAGTACCTCGCAAGGGCGACCAGTGCGGATTCATCGAACCGCACTGCGGCATACAACCTTGCCGTCGTGCGAGCCTGGATGGAAGACGACGAGGGAAGTCTGGCAACATTCCGACAGTTTAATGCAGAGCACGATGCATTGCGGAACCTCGCAGCAGTACAAATTGCCCGCGGGGACAAAGGTGCGGGTCATAAATCCATGCGAATGGCTGAGATCGCTGCCGAATCTGCAGTGCAGGTTGCTGCCGCTCCCGTAGACCCCACAAAACAGACGGCACCAATCAAGTTACCTGCCCCCGAAGCAATCAAGCAGGACCCTCCGGTCATCGCCGCTCGCAGTCCGGAACTGTCCAATGTTCCTGTGCGGCTGAAACCCATCCCCGAGCCTCAGCCACCGAAGAAGTTGCAGCCCGCCCCACAAACCAGCAACGCCGTGGCGCAGGTTCGTCAGGTGGATCCGGCGGATATTCCTCCCGCACCTGCAATCCTGCCGTCACAATCTGCTTCGGCATTGGCTAAGACCCCGACCGGCCCTCGAACAGTGGCTCGTATCGAGCCCCCGGTTACCACCACCGTCGCACATGCTCAATCGCCAGCCGTGATCGTCATACCCGCCTCGGGGGCGGATGATCTGCCCGAGCTTCTGGACGAAGCCGAGGAACTTGTGACGGAAGAAGAGATCGATGAGACCCAGTTTGAACTCCCGCATCGCAGTTCCGTTCAGATTGAGATCCCTGAGAGGGAAAAACTTTCCTGGGAATCGCTGAAAAGAATTGAAATTATGAACGCTAAATAA
- a CDS encoding protein kinase: MSMPLNVDSFIAVLKKSGLVEIERVQKFLRETRSSSSHAETPAQVADRLVAGNLLTRWQADKLVQGKHRGYFLGKYKLLSLLGKGGMSSVYMAEHLLMRRRCAIKVLPAKRVDDSSYLERFYREAQAAASLDHPNIVRAYDVDHQDDGDRQIHFIVMEYVDGTSLQDLVPPQGLGSFLDAAEYARQAALGLQHAHENGMVHRDIKPGNLLVDRNGTLRILDLGLARFFRVDEGSEALTIRHDEKVLGTADYLAPEQAIDSHGVDARADLYSLGCTLYFMVTGQPPFNEGTLAQRLLAHQVKSPPALESLRPDLPPTLAAIIRKLMAKQPGNRFLNAAETELTLFRWVDDNADPEWRRRHASVYGSRAHDSNMNVRIPSAKTSPLAEQRPLSELVTPLPVLPTVVSTSRSTTEERTGRTSESGGGQESALADFLSSLDHSTISEVNSDKSMHKTSSRGLPTTSFKSSASSIQPARSATSTNSDPAPASFDAETPIAPVELHSSSANNPSQQNSRSATPARFGRRKFDSLLIVGSLLGISVLGVLFSYLGSNGGADVRKDSSPAKSLEFPKDKRVVRVGGKDADFQSIREALIAVRERYRPALGSSHRLVIKVSAGTYNERIHMDGRAGVWPEGIQIVGEGNVRLAPLGDEPVIRLSNLTRFTIEHVEVDADDKRVAIQLSDDLHECRLTDVTVGGFAEAGIDCVGVQGLGFGDGQLTFERLRFNPASSSAMGIRILKSNEQDVSNLVIRSCEFMRALDAAIVIQGGSPYRVSVCESIFYELNDGIRVDGAPVLRGIRIFNNTFRDINHAICFRDLPDERSSELSLRRNLFSKIRKSECQIERGFDEARFRSMLAISPPGIQDNWSDRPKPTMPEPGELPFLFENGGRQGEQMLTFTSVDPERSRFLAPAPNSPQKDVPGAQGDEKKWVGALGLD, translated from the coding sequence ATGTCTATGCCGCTGAATGTCGATAGCTTCATCGCCGTGCTGAAGAAAAGCGGCCTGGTAGAAATCGAGCGCGTACAGAAGTTCTTGCGGGAAACCAGGTCTTCTTCTTCACACGCAGAGACCCCCGCGCAAGTGGCTGATCGGCTGGTGGCGGGAAATCTCCTGACGCGATGGCAGGCTGACAAGCTGGTCCAGGGGAAGCATCGAGGCTATTTCCTCGGCAAATACAAGCTATTGTCGCTGCTCGGTAAGGGGGGGATGAGCTCCGTCTACATGGCTGAGCATCTGCTGATGCGACGTCGCTGTGCGATCAAAGTATTGCCTGCAAAGCGAGTTGATGACTCGTCCTATCTGGAGCGATTCTACCGCGAGGCACAGGCCGCAGCCTCGCTGGATCACCCGAATATCGTCCGTGCTTATGATGTCGACCACCAGGACGATGGCGACCGACAGATCCACTTTATTGTCATGGAGTATGTTGACGGCACCAGTCTTCAGGACCTGGTTCCCCCTCAAGGGCTGGGCTCTTTCCTGGATGCTGCCGAGTATGCACGCCAGGCGGCTCTGGGGCTTCAGCACGCGCATGAAAACGGGATGGTTCATCGCGATATCAAGCCCGGTAATCTTCTCGTCGATCGAAATGGAACACTGAGGATTCTCGATCTGGGACTGGCGCGGTTTTTTCGCGTCGACGAAGGAAGCGAAGCGCTCACAATTCGACACGATGAGAAAGTCCTCGGGACGGCTGATTACCTGGCACCTGAACAGGCGATTGATAGTCATGGGGTCGATGCTCGAGCAGATTTATACAGTCTCGGTTGTACTCTGTATTTCATGGTGACCGGACAGCCCCCCTTCAACGAAGGAACGCTCGCGCAGCGACTACTCGCACACCAGGTGAAATCGCCTCCCGCACTCGAGTCACTGCGGCCCGATCTGCCACCGACACTGGCGGCGATCATTCGCAAACTGATGGCGAAGCAACCGGGGAATCGATTTCTCAATGCGGCGGAGACGGAGCTAACCCTTTTCCGTTGGGTCGATGACAACGCCGATCCGGAATGGCGACGACGTCATGCGTCCGTGTACGGCTCGCGCGCACACGACTCGAATATGAACGTCAGGATTCCGTCGGCCAAGACATCCCCGCTTGCCGAGCAGAGGCCACTCTCTGAGCTTGTGACTCCCCTGCCCGTTCTTCCCACAGTGGTCAGTACCTCGCGATCTACGACCGAAGAGCGGACGGGGCGTACCTCAGAGAGCGGTGGCGGACAAGAGTCCGCGCTGGCGGATTTTCTCTCATCGCTTGATCATTCAACGATCAGCGAGGTGAACTCCGATAAGTCAATGCACAAAACAAGTTCACGAGGCCTCCCGACGACTTCGTTCAAAAGTTCTGCGTCATCGATTCAGCCCGCACGATCCGCGACGTCCACAAACTCAGATCCGGCTCCAGCGAGTTTCGATGCCGAAACGCCGATTGCCCCTGTGGAACTGCATTCCAGTTCGGCAAACAATCCGTCTCAACAAAATTCGCGTAGCGCAACACCGGCCCGGTTCGGTAGGCGAAAGTTTGATTCACTGCTGATTGTCGGATCGCTACTGGGCATATCGGTCCTGGGGGTTTTGTTTTCATACCTGGGGAGTAATGGTGGCGCGGACGTCAGAAAGGACTCATCACCAGCAAAGTCGCTGGAATTTCCCAAGGACAAGCGAGTTGTCCGGGTCGGTGGAAAAGACGCTGATTTTCAGAGCATTCGTGAAGCCCTGATCGCCGTCCGCGAGCGGTACCGGCCGGCCTTGGGAAGTTCTCATCGACTTGTGATCAAGGTCAGCGCTGGCACTTATAATGAACGAATCCACATGGATGGTCGGGCGGGAGTCTGGCCAGAGGGGATCCAAATTGTCGGTGAAGGGAACGTACGACTGGCGCCGTTGGGTGATGAACCCGTGATTCGACTTTCTAACCTCACTCGTTTCACCATTGAGCATGTTGAGGTGGATGCGGATGACAAGAGGGTTGCTATCCAGCTCAGCGACGATCTGCACGAATGCCGATTGACGGATGTGACGGTAGGCGGCTTCGCCGAGGCCGGTATCGACTGCGTCGGAGTTCAGGGGCTCGGTTTCGGCGACGGCCAACTGACTTTCGAACGGCTTCGATTCAATCCTGCCAGTTCGAGTGCAATGGGGATCCGCATCCTCAAATCAAACGAACAAGATGTCAGCAATCTCGTCATTCGCAGTTGCGAGTTTATGCGGGCCCTTGATGCGGCGATTGTCATTCAGGGAGGTTCACCTTATCGGGTCTCCGTCTGTGAATCCATTTTCTACGAGTTGAATGACGGGATTCGGGTCGATGGCGCGCCGGTGCTGCGGGGGATCCGAATCTTCAATAACACGTTCCGTGATATCAACCACGCGATTTGTTTCCGCGACTTGCCTGATGAGCGTTCCTCTGAACTGAGTCTGCGGAGAAATCTTTTTTCAAAGATCCGGAAGTCTGAATGTCAGATTGAGCGAGGATTTGACGAAGCCCGGTTCCGTTCGATGCTGGCCATCAGTCCGCCAGGTATTCAGGATAACTGGTCAGATCGACCCAAACCGACGATGCCCGAACCCGGAGAACTTCCGTTTCTCTTTGAAAATGGGGGCCGTCAGGGGGAACAGATGCTCACTTTCACCTCTGTCGACCCCGAGCGGTCCCGTTTTCTCGCCCCTGCCCCGAACAGTCCTCAAAAAGACGTTCCCGGAGCGCAAGGTGATGAGAAGAAATGGGTTGGAGCACTAGGTTTGGATTAG
- a CDS encoding 5'-methylthioadenosine nucleosidase — MELSDFFGRCSKVKTYTGGKFTFRGGFYKETRIAMVESGMGSARAKRATAALLEAHQPRWIISTGFCGALDPQMQVGQIVVANEVVNLQDEPLRIDIGIAADPARGLYVGRTLTVDKMVRTKAEKQELAEKTGAIAVDMETYGIAQQCRELKTRFLAVRAVSDDLSSDLPKEILSLVGETGSVRFGAVVGALLKRPGSYKDMWQLREKALIAADRLANFLDGVILQLHASP, encoded by the coding sequence ATGGAGCTCAGCGACTTTTTCGGTCGGTGTTCCAAAGTGAAAACTTACACCGGGGGGAAATTCACCTTTCGCGGAGGTTTTTATAAAGAGACTCGCATCGCCATGGTGGAATCCGGAATGGGGTCTGCACGGGCGAAACGGGCCACAGCGGCACTTCTTGAGGCACATCAGCCCCGCTGGATCATTTCCACGGGGTTTTGTGGAGCACTTGATCCGCAGATGCAGGTTGGACAAATCGTCGTGGCCAACGAAGTCGTCAACTTGCAGGACGAGCCACTGCGAATTGATATCGGGATCGCAGCAGATCCTGCTCGCGGCCTCTACGTTGGTCGAACGTTAACCGTCGACAAGATGGTGCGCACCAAGGCCGAAAAACAAGAACTCGCCGAAAAGACGGGCGCGATTGCCGTCGATATGGAGACCTACGGAATCGCCCAGCAGTGCCGCGAGCTGAAGACCCGTTTTCTCGCCGTGCGTGCCGTGAGCGATGACCTCTCGTCGGATCTCCCCAAAGAAATTCTGAGTCTGGTAGGAGAAACCGGATCGGTGCGATTCGGCGCCGTGGTGGGTGCCCTGTTGAAACGTCCCGGCAGTTACAAGGATATGTGGCAGCTCCGTGAAAAGGCCCTGATCGCCGCCGACCGGCTGGCCAACTTTCTTGACGGGGTCATCCTGCAACTGCACGCGTCACCATGA
- a CDS encoding glycosyltransferase family 4 protein, with the protein MSEIEPSVLLFAGPFAVRGSCSYSLRLAEHLSAYGLRSTLACPDAGRVEPERRRELQIREFSHLQLPLWGCVVVRMMLQQLKLDPPDLIHIQSRNVAHHGMWLARELKRPFVLTMHDYLQPWERLAIDRRWCRRIIAVSESVKRDLMRRTGLPDDLITVIHSGVDTNERKNELSVLGTDRVPVVGAAGPLEEVKGFPFFLSAAARVLAQGRDVEFVIAGAGPEESKLRRLALDLKIDSRVTFVPNLLEFGEAIAAMDVFCLPSLQQGIGTIMLEAMALGRPVIATRVGGVDRVIRNDETGFLVPPSNSTEMADRIMELLDSPDKARSIGRAGRLEVEREFSVNQMVSRTAELYREILERKEPVVETESAIIQHAR; encoded by the coding sequence ATGTCAGAAATTGAACCTTCGGTTCTGCTCTTTGCGGGTCCGTTTGCCGTACGCGGCAGTTGTTCTTACTCACTTCGACTCGCCGAACATCTTTCAGCCTACGGACTGCGCAGCACTCTCGCCTGTCCAGATGCAGGACGCGTCGAACCCGAGCGGCGCCGCGAGCTTCAGATTCGGGAGTTCTCCCATCTGCAGTTGCCGCTCTGGGGTTGTGTCGTGGTCCGGATGATGCTTCAGCAACTGAAGCTTGATCCGCCCGATCTGATCCATATCCAGTCCCGCAACGTCGCGCACCACGGCATGTGGCTGGCGCGAGAGCTGAAACGGCCCTTTGTTCTTACAATGCATGACTATTTGCAGCCGTGGGAACGGCTGGCAATTGATCGGCGCTGGTGTCGCCGAATTATTGCTGTCAGCGAATCGGTCAAGCGTGACCTGATGAGGCGGACCGGCCTGCCCGATGATCTGATTACTGTGATTCACAGTGGCGTCGATACGAACGAGCGAAAGAATGAATTGAGTGTACTGGGAACTGACCGCGTCCCTGTTGTCGGTGCTGCCGGGCCACTGGAGGAAGTGAAAGGTTTTCCCTTTTTCCTCAGTGCGGCGGCGCGGGTGCTGGCCCAAGGCCGTGATGTCGAGTTTGTCATCGCCGGGGCGGGACCAGAAGAGTCGAAGCTTCGCCGTCTGGCGCTGGATCTCAAGATCGATTCCCGCGTGACGTTTGTCCCCAACCTGCTGGAATTCGGCGAAGCAATCGCTGCGATGGATGTTTTCTGTCTGCCATCGCTCCAGCAAGGAATCGGGACAATTATGCTCGAGGCGATGGCGCTGGGACGCCCCGTCATCGCGACGCGTGTGGGAGGTGTCGATCGAGTCATTCGGAACGATGAGACTGGTTTTCTCGTTCCTCCGTCGAACAGTACGGAGATGGCGGATCGCATTATGGAATTGCTCGACAGTCCCGACAAAGCCCGATCCATCGGACGAGCAGGACGGCTAGAGGTCGAACGCGAATTCAGCGTCAATCAAATGGTGTCACGGACCGCAGAACTCTACCGGGAAATTCTCGAGAGAAAGGAACCCGTCGTCGAAACGGAAAGTGCCATTATCCAGCATGCGAGGTAG
- the floA gene encoding flotillin-like protein FloA (flotillin-like protein involved in membrane lipid rafts), producing the protein MSSLITVGVIVIIIIALIFFAVFARFISLWIQCWMTGADISLTNLVIMTIRKVNPGAIVRAKIIAVQAGLTDTYQISTRDLESHYLAGGNVPNVIRALVAAKKANIDLDWQTAQAIDLAGRNILEAVRTSVYPKVIDCPDIRKGQSTLDAVAGDGIVLKARARVTVRTNIHQLIGGATEETIIARVGQGIVQAIGSTPSYKMVLENPEMISQTVLNQGLEKQTAFEIVSIDIADIDVGENIGARLMADQAEADMRVAQAKAEQRRADFTAREQEMVAQVQESRSKVVLAEAEVPVAIAEGFRKGSLGLMDYYELKNVQADTQMRSTIAGTGISK; encoded by the coding sequence ATGAGTTCACTGATCACCGTTGGCGTCATCGTGATTATTATTATCGCGCTGATCTTCTTCGCCGTGTTCGCACGATTTATCAGCCTCTGGATCCAGTGCTGGATGACGGGGGCGGATATTTCGCTGACCAATCTGGTGATCATGACGATTCGAAAAGTGAATCCAGGAGCCATCGTTCGGGCAAAGATTATCGCTGTCCAGGCGGGACTGACGGATACCTACCAGATCAGCACCCGTGATCTGGAATCTCACTATCTTGCGGGAGGGAATGTCCCCAACGTGATTCGGGCCCTGGTTGCGGCGAAGAAAGCCAATATCGACCTGGACTGGCAAACGGCTCAGGCGATTGATCTGGCGGGACGTAATATTCTGGAGGCCGTGCGGACCAGCGTTTATCCCAAAGTGATCGACTGTCCGGACATCCGAAAGGGACAATCGACGCTGGATGCTGTCGCGGGGGATGGGATCGTGCTGAAGGCTCGTGCCCGAGTCACGGTCCGTACGAACATTCATCAGCTCATCGGTGGGGCGACCGAAGAAACGATCATTGCACGTGTCGGGCAAGGCATCGTTCAAGCGATTGGTTCCACTCCCTCTTACAAGATGGTTTTGGAAAACCCCGAAATGATCTCACAGACGGTACTCAATCAAGGTCTGGAAAAGCAGACCGCCTTTGAGATCGTCTCGATCGACATTGCGGACATCGATGTCGGCGAGAACATTGGTGCAAGGCTGATGGCAGACCAGGCTGAAGCGGATATGCGAGTTGCACAGGCGAAAGCGGAACAACGCCGAGCCGATTTCACAGCCCGTGAACAGGAAATGGTGGCGCAGGTCCAGGAAAGTCGCTCGAAGGTCGTTCTTGCCGAAGCAGAAGTCCCCGTTGCGATTGCGGAGGGCTTCCGGAAGGGGAGTCTGGGGCTGATGGACTACTATGAATTAAAGAATGTGCAAGCCGACACGCAGATGCGAAGTACCATCGCGGGGACCGGAATCAGTAAATAA